The Onthophagus taurus isolate NC chromosome 2, IU_Otau_3.0, whole genome shotgun sequence genome includes a window with the following:
- the LOC111427104 gene encoding protein phosphatase 1 regulatory subunit 12A isoform X13 encodes MSVETRTTSALHKRVEQLKRWEESDTNREPVTPKQRSRKIKFSSGCVFLAACAAGEKDEVLRLLEKGADIDTANVDGLTALHQACIDDNLDMVEFLVEHGADVNRGDNEGWTPLHATASCGFLSIAKYLIDHGANVAAVNCDGELALDITESERMEELLKSEVEARGIDCEKARSEEERLMLRDATEWLSSKTSSVDIGNAKTGATPLHVASAKGYVKVIKVLLQCGADVNKQDNDGWTPLHAASHWGQMEATELLANNMADMDAQNFVGQTPFDVCDNDMLPHLDMLKKRQVKDEAMRGLGKKRPEQDRTTEVEMPTKVKRVEVKIESNEEDENLKKESEVEIKNKVNTMNNDVPPVHIVAVKEASEQVKGPPSLPPKQPPPDNVNIDDSAPTWRRQTHRPNSFREKDGENEVTIRRIHSFQNDPESFVPPVRDEESETQRKAHAKRVRETRRSTQGVTLEEIKSAEQLVKMKNQTTNNNNNNNNVESGANGDSNTTVSVTATITTATPTVITRDTEEPVVTTHERRPSWRLRVDNGSKFKLEDVNKPEEPPSTPSYIRRSGLQSNPLPRPSSAPVETADTTVTLPLRRPKSTEEKIALEQDKENDARNAQATLATQAAIQRRRRPKRRSTGVVTLENMEDGESEKDQSTGGGGDFDDSTKVNHQESGNERSGRSSRVSSSSDLILRGENGEIDYKRLYEQSLTEIDRLKDKLRKSDEELRDTKQTLEKLQTVTSKNSLSELEKREKRAMERKLSEMEEELKQLQKLKAENERLRAENRALTRVVNKLSIATEK; translated from the exons ATGTCAGTGGAGACACGCACCACGTCCGCCCTGCACAAAAGGGTCGAGCAGCTGAAACGTTGGGAGGAATCGGATACCAATCGCGAACCAGTGACACCTAAACAGAGATCGaggaaaataaagttttcctCTGGATGCGTTTTTCTTGCGGCGTGTGCTGCCGGCGAAAAAGACGAAGTGCTTAGATTATTGGAAAAGGGGGCCGACATTGATACCGCCAACGTAGATGGTTTGACAGCCCTACATCAG GCATGTATCGACGACAACTTAGATATGGTGGAGTTCCTAGTGGAGCATGGGGCGGATGTAAACCGTGGCGACAACGAGGGTTGGACGCCGCTTCATGCGACCGCCAGTTGCGGTTTCCTTTCGATAGCCAAGTACCTGATTGACCACGGTGCAAATGTTGCGGCGGTTAATTGCGATGGGGAACTCGCCCTTGACATAACTGAGAGTGAACGGATGgaagaattgttaaaatccGAGGTGGAAGCCAGAGGGATCGATTGTGAAAAAGCGCGCAGCGAAGAAGAACGATTGATGTTAAGGGACGCCACCGAATGGTTAAGCTCGAAAACTTCATCCGTTGACATTGGAAATGCCAAAACTGGCGCTACACCTTTACATGTAGCCTCTGCTAAAGGATACGTTAAAGTAATTAA ggTTTTGTTACAATGCGGTGcggatgttaataaacaagatAATGATGGATGGACTCCACTTCATGCGGCCTCCCATTGGGGTCAAATGGAAGCTACGGAATTATTAGCTAATAATATGGCTGATATGGACGctcaaaattttgtt gGGCAAACACCTTTTGACGTATGTGATAACGACATGTTACCTCATTTGGACATGTTAAAAAAGCGACAAGTAAAAGACGAAGCAATGCGCGGTTTGGGTAAGAAGCGACCAGAACAAGATAGAACGACGGAGGTTGAGATGCCAACGAAGGTTAAACGTGTTGAGGTGAAAATCGAAAGTAACGAAGAAGATGAGAATTTGAAGAAGGAATCGGAAGTGG aaATAAAGAACAAAGTAAATACGATGAACAACGACGTACCTCCAGTACACATAGTAGCTGTTAAAGAAGCCTCTGAACAAGTTAAAGGGCCTCCGTCCTTACCACCTAAACAACCCCCACCTGATAATGTTAATATCGACGATAGCGCTCCAACGTGGAGGAGACAAACTCACAGACCTAATAGTTtta gAGAAAAAGACGGTGAAAACGAGGTGACTATTCGAAGAATACACAGTTTTCAAAACGACCCAGA gTCTTTTGTTCCGCCCGTTCGAGATGAAGAGAGCGAAACTCAACGAAAGGCTCACGCGAAGAGAGTACGGGAGACGCGCAGATCAACGCAAGGGGTGACTCTGGAAGAAATCAAGTCCGCCGAACAACTGGTTAAGATGAAGAATCAAACTAcgaacaataataataacaacaataacgtagag TCGGGGGCTAACGGAGACTCTAACACTACCGTCAGCGTAACCGCCACCATCACCACAGCTACGCCAACCGTTATTACAAGGGATACCGAAGAACCGGTTGTTACAACGCATGAAAGGAGGCCCTCGTGGAGATTGCGGGTCGATAATGGAAGCAAG tttaaacttGAGGATGTGAACAAACCGGAAGAACCACCTTCAACTCCATCGTACATTCGAAGGAGCGGCCTTCAAAGTAATCCTCTTCCAAGACCTTCGTCCGCTCCTGTAGAAACTGCGGATACAACCGTAACTTTACCGTTACGAAGACCTAAATCTACCGAAGAGAAAA TCGCTTTGGAACAAGATAAAGAAAACGATGCTAGAAATGCACAAGCTACTTTGGCTACCCAAGCTGCTATACAACGGAGAAGGAGACCCAAAAGACGATCAACTGGTGTGGTTACTTTGGAGAATATGGAAGATGGGGAATCGGAAAAAGATCAATCGACAGGTGGAGGTGgtgattttgatgattccaCCAAAGTGAATCATCAAGAA AGTGGTAATGAAAGATCGGGAAGAAGTTCGCGCGTTAGCAGCTCAAgcgatttaattttaagggGTGAAAATGGCGAAATCGATTATAAGAGGCTGTACGAGCAATCGCTTACTGAAATTGATAGGTTGAAAGATAAATTGAGAAAATCCGATGAGGAACTTCGAGATACTAAACAgacattagaaaaattacaaactgtt
- the LOC111427104 gene encoding protein phosphatase 1 regulatory subunit 12A isoform X2: MSVETRTTSALHKRVEQLKRWEESDTNREPVTPKQRSRKIKFSSGCVFLAACAAGEKDEVLRLLEKGADIDTANVDGLTALHQACIDDNLDMVEFLVEHGADVNRGDNEGWTPLHATASCGFLSIAKYLIDHGANVAAVNCDGELALDITESERMEELLKSEVEARGIDCEKARSEEERLMLRDATEWLSSKTSSVDIGNAKTGATPLHVASAKGYVKVIKVLLQCGADVNKQDNDGWTPLHAASHWGQMEATELLANNMADMDAQNFVGQTPFDVCDNDMLPHLDMLKKRQVKDEAMRGLGKKRPEQDRTTEVEMPTKVKRVEVKIESNEEDENLKKESEVGMEVSSSSGTDSNSASDDSESDDSESEIKNKVNTMNNDVPPVHIVAVKEASEQVKGPPSLPPKQPPPDNVNIDDSAPTWRRQTHRPNSFREKDGENEVTIRRIHSFQNDPEFYARYQELRSRIQANSFPCYYHPPNKDKFQTFIPPLFNNSNQRQLSKSNKIENEDATSSTPEITGTTTTTNTTTTTTTTPSTKTVSSSPLPNVVPIRSGLKLAIASATPPTSSVQTTTPPTPTTPSNGNNRLTMIKNFFKSFVPPVRDEESETQRKAHAKRVRETRRSTQGVTLEEIKSAEQLVKMKNQTTNNNNNNNNVESGANGDSNTTVSVTATITTATPTVITRDTEEPVVTTHERRPSWRLRVDNGSKFKLEDVNKPEEPPSTPSYIRRSGLQSNPLPRPSSAPVETADTTVTLPLRRPKSTEEKIALEQDKENDARNAQATLATQAAIQRRRRPKRRSTGVVTLENMEDGESEKDQSTGGGGDFDDSTKVNHQESGNERSGRSSRVSSSSDLILRGENGEIDYKRLYEQSLTEIDRLKDKLRKSDEELRDTKQTLEKLQTVTSKNSLSELEKREKRAMERKLSEMEEELKQMEVLKTEVQRLKDENGALIRVISKLSK, encoded by the exons ATGTCAGTGGAGACACGCACCACGTCCGCCCTGCACAAAAGGGTCGAGCAGCTGAAACGTTGGGAGGAATCGGATACCAATCGCGAACCAGTGACACCTAAACAGAGATCGaggaaaataaagttttcctCTGGATGCGTTTTTCTTGCGGCGTGTGCTGCCGGCGAAAAAGACGAAGTGCTTAGATTATTGGAAAAGGGGGCCGACATTGATACCGCCAACGTAGATGGTTTGACAGCCCTACATCAG GCATGTATCGACGACAACTTAGATATGGTGGAGTTCCTAGTGGAGCATGGGGCGGATGTAAACCGTGGCGACAACGAGGGTTGGACGCCGCTTCATGCGACCGCCAGTTGCGGTTTCCTTTCGATAGCCAAGTACCTGATTGACCACGGTGCAAATGTTGCGGCGGTTAATTGCGATGGGGAACTCGCCCTTGACATAACTGAGAGTGAACGGATGgaagaattgttaaaatccGAGGTGGAAGCCAGAGGGATCGATTGTGAAAAAGCGCGCAGCGAAGAAGAACGATTGATGTTAAGGGACGCCACCGAATGGTTAAGCTCGAAAACTTCATCCGTTGACATTGGAAATGCCAAAACTGGCGCTACACCTTTACATGTAGCCTCTGCTAAAGGATACGTTAAAGTAATTAA ggTTTTGTTACAATGCGGTGcggatgttaataaacaagatAATGATGGATGGACTCCACTTCATGCGGCCTCCCATTGGGGTCAAATGGAAGCTACGGAATTATTAGCTAATAATATGGCTGATATGGACGctcaaaattttgtt gGGCAAACACCTTTTGACGTATGTGATAACGACATGTTACCTCATTTGGACATGTTAAAAAAGCGACAAGTAAAAGACGAAGCAATGCGCGGTTTGGGTAAGAAGCGACCAGAACAAGATAGAACGACGGAGGTTGAGATGCCAACGAAGGTTAAACGTGTTGAGGTGAAAATCGAAAGTAACGAAGAAGATGAGAATTTGAAGAAGGAATCGGAAGTGG gAATGGAAGTTTCTAGTTCGAGTGGTACAGACTCGAATTCGGCGAGTGATGATTCGGAATCGGATGATTCGGAAAGCG aaATAAAGAACAAAGTAAATACGATGAACAACGACGTACCTCCAGTACACATAGTAGCTGTTAAAGAAGCCTCTGAACAAGTTAAAGGGCCTCCGTCCTTACCACCTAAACAACCCCCACCTGATAATGTTAATATCGACGATAGCGCTCCAACGTGGAGGAGACAAACTCACAGACCTAATAGTTtta gAGAAAAAGACGGTGAAAACGAGGTGACTATTCGAAGAATACACAGTTTTCAAAACGACCCAGA GTTCTACGCGCGGTATCAGGAGCTGCGCTCACGCATCCAGGCTAATTCCTTCCCGTGTTACTACCATCCCCCGAACAAGGACAAATTCCAAACCTTTATCCCACCCCTTTTCAATAACTCAAACCAGCGGCAGCTCAG CAAGtctaataaaattgaaaacgaagACGCGACAAGTAGCACACCCGAAATCACTGGTACCACAACAACAACTAATACAACAACCACCACTACAACAACGCCATCGACAAAAACGGTTTCTAGTAGTCCACTGCCAAATGTTGTACCTATTAGGAG TGGCTTGAAGTTGGCGATTGCAAGCGCCACACCACCCACTAGTAGTGTTCAGACTACAACGCCCCCAACCCCCACTACACCATCCAATGGAAACAACAGGCTCACCATGATCAAAAACTTCTTCAA gTCTTTTGTTCCGCCCGTTCGAGATGAAGAGAGCGAAACTCAACGAAAGGCTCACGCGAAGAGAGTACGGGAGACGCGCAGATCAACGCAAGGGGTGACTCTGGAAGAAATCAAGTCCGCCGAACAACTGGTTAAGATGAAGAATCAAACTAcgaacaataataataacaacaataacgtagag TCGGGGGCTAACGGAGACTCTAACACTACCGTCAGCGTAACCGCCACCATCACCACAGCTACGCCAACCGTTATTACAAGGGATACCGAAGAACCGGTTGTTACAACGCATGAAAGGAGGCCCTCGTGGAGATTGCGGGTCGATAATGGAAGCAAG tttaaacttGAGGATGTGAACAAACCGGAAGAACCACCTTCAACTCCATCGTACATTCGAAGGAGCGGCCTTCAAAGTAATCCTCTTCCAAGACCTTCGTCCGCTCCTGTAGAAACTGCGGATACAACCGTAACTTTACCGTTACGAAGACCTAAATCTACCGAAGAGAAAA TCGCTTTGGAACAAGATAAAGAAAACGATGCTAGAAATGCACAAGCTACTTTGGCTACCCAAGCTGCTATACAACGGAGAAGGAGACCCAAAAGACGATCAACTGGTGTGGTTACTTTGGAGAATATGGAAGATGGGGAATCGGAAAAAGATCAATCGACAGGTGGAGGTGgtgattttgatgattccaCCAAAGTGAATCATCAAGAA AGTGGTAATGAAAGATCGGGAAGAAGTTCGCGCGTTAGCAGCTCAAgcgatttaattttaagggGTGAAAATGGCGAAATCGATTATAAGAGGCTGTACGAGCAATCGCTTACTGAAATTGATAGGTTGAAAGATAAATTGAGAAAATCCGATGAGGAACTTCGAGATACTAAACAgacattagaaaaattacaaactgtt
- the LOC111427104 gene encoding protein phosphatase 1 regulatory subunit 12A isoform X11, whose amino-acid sequence MSVETRTTSALHKRVEQLKRWEESDTNREPVTPKQRSRKIKFSSGCVFLAACAAGEKDEVLRLLEKGADIDTANVDGLTALHQACIDDNLDMVEFLVEHGADVNRGDNEGWTPLHATASCGFLSIAKYLIDHGANVAAVNCDGELALDITESERMEELLKSEVEARGIDCEKARSEEERLMLRDATEWLSSKTSSVDIGNAKTGATPLHVASAKGYVKVIKVLLQCGADVNKQDNDGWTPLHAASHWGQMEATELLANNMADMDAQNFVGQTPFDVCDNDMLPHLDMLKKRQVKDEAMRGLGKKRPEQDRTTEVEMPTKVKRVEVKIESNEEDENLKKESEVEIKNKVNTMNNDVPPVHIVAVKEASEQVKGPPSLPPKQPPPDNVNIDDSAPTWRRQTHRPNSFREKDGENEVTIRRIHSFQNDPDKSNKIENEDATSSTPEITGTTTTTNTTTTTTTTPSTKTVSSSPLPNVVPIRRSFVPPVRDEESETQRKAHAKRVRETRRSTQGVTLEEIKSAEQLVKMKNQTTNNNNNNNNVESGANGDSNTTVSVTATITTATPTVITRDTEEPVVTTHERRPSWRLRVDNGSKFKLEDVNKPEEPPSTPSYIRRSGLQSNPLPRPSSAPVETADTTVTLPLRRPKSTEEKIALEQDKENDARNAQATLATQAAIQRRRRPKRRSTGVVTLENMEDGESEKDQSTGGGGDFDDSTKVNHQESGNERSGRSSRVSSSSDLILRGENGEIDYKRLYEQSLTEIDRLKDKLRKSDEELRDTKQTLEKLQTVTSKNSLSELEKREKRAMERKLSEMEEELKQLQKLKAENERLRAENRALTRVVNKLSIATEK is encoded by the exons ATGTCAGTGGAGACACGCACCACGTCCGCCCTGCACAAAAGGGTCGAGCAGCTGAAACGTTGGGAGGAATCGGATACCAATCGCGAACCAGTGACACCTAAACAGAGATCGaggaaaataaagttttcctCTGGATGCGTTTTTCTTGCGGCGTGTGCTGCCGGCGAAAAAGACGAAGTGCTTAGATTATTGGAAAAGGGGGCCGACATTGATACCGCCAACGTAGATGGTTTGACAGCCCTACATCAG GCATGTATCGACGACAACTTAGATATGGTGGAGTTCCTAGTGGAGCATGGGGCGGATGTAAACCGTGGCGACAACGAGGGTTGGACGCCGCTTCATGCGACCGCCAGTTGCGGTTTCCTTTCGATAGCCAAGTACCTGATTGACCACGGTGCAAATGTTGCGGCGGTTAATTGCGATGGGGAACTCGCCCTTGACATAACTGAGAGTGAACGGATGgaagaattgttaaaatccGAGGTGGAAGCCAGAGGGATCGATTGTGAAAAAGCGCGCAGCGAAGAAGAACGATTGATGTTAAGGGACGCCACCGAATGGTTAAGCTCGAAAACTTCATCCGTTGACATTGGAAATGCCAAAACTGGCGCTACACCTTTACATGTAGCCTCTGCTAAAGGATACGTTAAAGTAATTAA ggTTTTGTTACAATGCGGTGcggatgttaataaacaagatAATGATGGATGGACTCCACTTCATGCGGCCTCCCATTGGGGTCAAATGGAAGCTACGGAATTATTAGCTAATAATATGGCTGATATGGACGctcaaaattttgtt gGGCAAACACCTTTTGACGTATGTGATAACGACATGTTACCTCATTTGGACATGTTAAAAAAGCGACAAGTAAAAGACGAAGCAATGCGCGGTTTGGGTAAGAAGCGACCAGAACAAGATAGAACGACGGAGGTTGAGATGCCAACGAAGGTTAAACGTGTTGAGGTGAAAATCGAAAGTAACGAAGAAGATGAGAATTTGAAGAAGGAATCGGAAGTGG aaATAAAGAACAAAGTAAATACGATGAACAACGACGTACCTCCAGTACACATAGTAGCTGTTAAAGAAGCCTCTGAACAAGTTAAAGGGCCTCCGTCCTTACCACCTAAACAACCCCCACCTGATAATGTTAATATCGACGATAGCGCTCCAACGTGGAGGAGACAAACTCACAGACCTAATAGTTtta gAGAAAAAGACGGTGAAAACGAGGTGACTATTCGAAGAATACACAGTTTTCAAAACGACCCAGA CAAGtctaataaaattgaaaacgaagACGCGACAAGTAGCACACCCGAAATCACTGGTACCACAACAACAACTAATACAACAACCACCACTACAACAACGCCATCGACAAAAACGGTTTCTAGTAGTCCACTGCCAAATGTTGTACCTATTAGGAG gTCTTTTGTTCCGCCCGTTCGAGATGAAGAGAGCGAAACTCAACGAAAGGCTCACGCGAAGAGAGTACGGGAGACGCGCAGATCAACGCAAGGGGTGACTCTGGAAGAAATCAAGTCCGCCGAACAACTGGTTAAGATGAAGAATCAAACTAcgaacaataataataacaacaataacgtagag TCGGGGGCTAACGGAGACTCTAACACTACCGTCAGCGTAACCGCCACCATCACCACAGCTACGCCAACCGTTATTACAAGGGATACCGAAGAACCGGTTGTTACAACGCATGAAAGGAGGCCCTCGTGGAGATTGCGGGTCGATAATGGAAGCAAG tttaaacttGAGGATGTGAACAAACCGGAAGAACCACCTTCAACTCCATCGTACATTCGAAGGAGCGGCCTTCAAAGTAATCCTCTTCCAAGACCTTCGTCCGCTCCTGTAGAAACTGCGGATACAACCGTAACTTTACCGTTACGAAGACCTAAATCTACCGAAGAGAAAA TCGCTTTGGAACAAGATAAAGAAAACGATGCTAGAAATGCACAAGCTACTTTGGCTACCCAAGCTGCTATACAACGGAGAAGGAGACCCAAAAGACGATCAACTGGTGTGGTTACTTTGGAGAATATGGAAGATGGGGAATCGGAAAAAGATCAATCGACAGGTGGAGGTGgtgattttgatgattccaCCAAAGTGAATCATCAAGAA AGTGGTAATGAAAGATCGGGAAGAAGTTCGCGCGTTAGCAGCTCAAgcgatttaattttaagggGTGAAAATGGCGAAATCGATTATAAGAGGCTGTACGAGCAATCGCTTACTGAAATTGATAGGTTGAAAGATAAATTGAGAAAATCCGATGAGGAACTTCGAGATACTAAACAgacattagaaaaattacaaactgtt
- the LOC111427104 gene encoding protein phosphatase 1 regulatory subunit 12A isoform X7: MSVETRTTSALHKRVEQLKRWEESDTNREPVTPKQRSRKIKFSSGCVFLAACAAGEKDEVLRLLEKGADIDTANVDGLTALHQACIDDNLDMVEFLVEHGADVNRGDNEGWTPLHATASCGFLSIAKYLIDHGANVAAVNCDGELALDITESERMEELLKSEVEARGIDCEKARSEEERLMLRDATEWLSSKTSSVDIGNAKTGATPLHVASAKGYVKVIKVLLQCGADVNKQDNDGWTPLHAASHWGQMEATELLANNMADMDAQNFVGQTPFDVCDNDMLPHLDMLKKRQVKDEAMRGLGKKRPEQDRTTEVEMPTKVKRVEVKIESNEEDENLKKESEVEIKNKVNTMNNDVPPVHIVAVKEASEQVKGPPSLPPKQPPPDNVNIDDSAPTWRRQTHRPNSFREKDGENEVTIRRIHSFQNDPDKSNKIENEDATSSTPEITGTTTTTNTTTTTTTTPSTKTVSSSPLPNVVPIRSGLKLAIASATPPTSSVQTTTPPTPTTPSNGNNRLTMIKNFFKSFVPPVRDEESETQRKAHAKRVRETRRSTQGVTLEEIKSAEQLVKMKNQTTNNNNNNNNVESGANGDSNTTVSVTATITTATPTVITRDTEEPVVTTHERRPSWRLRVDNGSKFKLEDVNKPEEPPSTPSYIRRSGLQSNPLPRPSSAPVETADTTVTLPLRRPKSTEEKIALEQDKENDARNAQATLATQAAIQRRRRPKRRSTGVVTLENMEDGESEKDQSTGGGGDFDDSTKVNHQESGNERSGRSSRVSSSSDLILRGENGEIDYKRLYEQSLTEIDRLKDKLRKSDEELRDTKQTLEKLQTVTSKNSLSELEKREKRAMERKLSEMEEELKQLQKLKAENERLRAENRALTRVVNKLSIATEK; this comes from the exons ATGTCAGTGGAGACACGCACCACGTCCGCCCTGCACAAAAGGGTCGAGCAGCTGAAACGTTGGGAGGAATCGGATACCAATCGCGAACCAGTGACACCTAAACAGAGATCGaggaaaataaagttttcctCTGGATGCGTTTTTCTTGCGGCGTGTGCTGCCGGCGAAAAAGACGAAGTGCTTAGATTATTGGAAAAGGGGGCCGACATTGATACCGCCAACGTAGATGGTTTGACAGCCCTACATCAG GCATGTATCGACGACAACTTAGATATGGTGGAGTTCCTAGTGGAGCATGGGGCGGATGTAAACCGTGGCGACAACGAGGGTTGGACGCCGCTTCATGCGACCGCCAGTTGCGGTTTCCTTTCGATAGCCAAGTACCTGATTGACCACGGTGCAAATGTTGCGGCGGTTAATTGCGATGGGGAACTCGCCCTTGACATAACTGAGAGTGAACGGATGgaagaattgttaaaatccGAGGTGGAAGCCAGAGGGATCGATTGTGAAAAAGCGCGCAGCGAAGAAGAACGATTGATGTTAAGGGACGCCACCGAATGGTTAAGCTCGAAAACTTCATCCGTTGACATTGGAAATGCCAAAACTGGCGCTACACCTTTACATGTAGCCTCTGCTAAAGGATACGTTAAAGTAATTAA ggTTTTGTTACAATGCGGTGcggatgttaataaacaagatAATGATGGATGGACTCCACTTCATGCGGCCTCCCATTGGGGTCAAATGGAAGCTACGGAATTATTAGCTAATAATATGGCTGATATGGACGctcaaaattttgtt gGGCAAACACCTTTTGACGTATGTGATAACGACATGTTACCTCATTTGGACATGTTAAAAAAGCGACAAGTAAAAGACGAAGCAATGCGCGGTTTGGGTAAGAAGCGACCAGAACAAGATAGAACGACGGAGGTTGAGATGCCAACGAAGGTTAAACGTGTTGAGGTGAAAATCGAAAGTAACGAAGAAGATGAGAATTTGAAGAAGGAATCGGAAGTGG aaATAAAGAACAAAGTAAATACGATGAACAACGACGTACCTCCAGTACACATAGTAGCTGTTAAAGAAGCCTCTGAACAAGTTAAAGGGCCTCCGTCCTTACCACCTAAACAACCCCCACCTGATAATGTTAATATCGACGATAGCGCTCCAACGTGGAGGAGACAAACTCACAGACCTAATAGTTtta gAGAAAAAGACGGTGAAAACGAGGTGACTATTCGAAGAATACACAGTTTTCAAAACGACCCAGA CAAGtctaataaaattgaaaacgaagACGCGACAAGTAGCACACCCGAAATCACTGGTACCACAACAACAACTAATACAACAACCACCACTACAACAACGCCATCGACAAAAACGGTTTCTAGTAGTCCACTGCCAAATGTTGTACCTATTAGGAG TGGCTTGAAGTTGGCGATTGCAAGCGCCACACCACCCACTAGTAGTGTTCAGACTACAACGCCCCCAACCCCCACTACACCATCCAATGGAAACAACAGGCTCACCATGATCAAAAACTTCTTCAA gTCTTTTGTTCCGCCCGTTCGAGATGAAGAGAGCGAAACTCAACGAAAGGCTCACGCGAAGAGAGTACGGGAGACGCGCAGATCAACGCAAGGGGTGACTCTGGAAGAAATCAAGTCCGCCGAACAACTGGTTAAGATGAAGAATCAAACTAcgaacaataataataacaacaataacgtagag TCGGGGGCTAACGGAGACTCTAACACTACCGTCAGCGTAACCGCCACCATCACCACAGCTACGCCAACCGTTATTACAAGGGATACCGAAGAACCGGTTGTTACAACGCATGAAAGGAGGCCCTCGTGGAGATTGCGGGTCGATAATGGAAGCAAG tttaaacttGAGGATGTGAACAAACCGGAAGAACCACCTTCAACTCCATCGTACATTCGAAGGAGCGGCCTTCAAAGTAATCCTCTTCCAAGACCTTCGTCCGCTCCTGTAGAAACTGCGGATACAACCGTAACTTTACCGTTACGAAGACCTAAATCTACCGAAGAGAAAA TCGCTTTGGAACAAGATAAAGAAAACGATGCTAGAAATGCACAAGCTACTTTGGCTACCCAAGCTGCTATACAACGGAGAAGGAGACCCAAAAGACGATCAACTGGTGTGGTTACTTTGGAGAATATGGAAGATGGGGAATCGGAAAAAGATCAATCGACAGGTGGAGGTGgtgattttgatgattccaCCAAAGTGAATCATCAAGAA AGTGGTAATGAAAGATCGGGAAGAAGTTCGCGCGTTAGCAGCTCAAgcgatttaattttaagggGTGAAAATGGCGAAATCGATTATAAGAGGCTGTACGAGCAATCGCTTACTGAAATTGATAGGTTGAAAGATAAATTGAGAAAATCCGATGAGGAACTTCGAGATACTAAACAgacattagaaaaattacaaactgtt